The DNA segment aatgatttgtagATGTAATATAAATACTGAAATCCACATATatgtaatcttgaaatataTAGCACAACTTTCTCTGTAAATTTTTACATCTCAATGGTTGACCACTGTATCGACACTTATGACTAATGTACCATAAAAATTAGAgctaaaattcaattttaacatatttgttCTACTacaaaatttcagttttaagataaaattaataagaactGTTTTAATGTAAGATTTTCATTGTTAACCAATATTatggttagggttaggttaggtatCGTGTTTTTTATCTAAACCAAAAGTATCTATTCTTGATTTTGAAAGAGTTTTGTGTACGCATTAACATGAAACACAATACAAAAACTACAAATAAGCAAGAAGCTTATTTGATACATATTTTCATGCTGTTTCAAAAAAGGAAAAGTAGTCGAAAAAAAAAGCGTCAAAAGAGCGTTTACTTTTCTTTCACTCAGTCATCTCTTTTCTAACCTCATATCCGAGAAAGAAAGGAAGCGTGGGGACAAAGCATCGAGAGCAAAAATGCAAATCTAACTCACCAGGATGTTGATTTTCCGGTGAATCTTGATACCAAGGTAGCGCTTGATGCCTTCTTCACCAAAAACATCAATGTAGATTCTTTCGTACTGACCGCAGAGCCTGCACATTTTCGCCTCCCCCTCTTCAACATCCATTCTTGTATACTCGTCAACGAGCGCACGCTCGCTTACATATACGCTGAACTATTGCAAGTGAGAATCTACACTCGCCCCGTTTCGATGTTTGTGTCGACGCCACCGCATAAGCGACGATTCTTCCTTcacttttttctttacaaatgtGTCCGtcactttcttttttcttttttggaaGAGACGATAATACTTTTTGGTCTGTGACGACAGAATACGCATGAAATATGAAACTACTCGCAAGGAAGGGGTGAAAATGGAGATGACTACACTGACGTTACTACTTACTGTGACAACCAAGCATGAAAGAATCTCGGAGAATAATCAAGTTCGGGCCAGACTACTCGTGTCGCGTCACATTCAAAGCATTGACCAATCATCAACAATGAATTAAAAGgggtataggcttgttttctattcccgcactagactgcactgaaacattccttcttgctttcactaactttcaaatatatatctatttcattttacgtgcacactaattcagggagttcagaaacagaaaacaaacggtatattCCGAACGGTTtggcttattttttttttaaagttggcGACCATGTAACTAAACGGAGAAATGTTCCGCACTCattgggtgtttacgataatccaaaggcttgttttctattcctgcactagactgcactggaacgttccttcttgcttttactaactttcaaatatatatctattttattttaagtgcacactaattcagggagttcagaaacagaaaacaaacagcaAGTTGAGTTGGGTTCCACTAGGGCCGAAAAATGTTGGGCGTAACTctctctagtacctttatgatttatgacaactcaacgctgtatcgtatTGCCTGAGTTAAGTTAGACCTTGTGCTCAGCCGATTGtacaatatgtatgtacacccaaggactttgattctgtccatggggaaattttctaaactaaaaagtcgctatttttctacatacttacagttcatgattaacgtaacgaccaataagctctagtagtttcattaatcataaactgcgagtatatagaaagtggtgacttctcagtttggaaaatttccctatggacagaatcaaagtccttgggtgtactagTCGCTTTcattggctgtgttccgatattaactgccagtactgaaaatgtatagtatatgtgacgtgaactataaattttcagtactgccagtaaaaacggaacacagccattatagttgcgacacttttttttagatgcatttctgaacgcgcaactataacgagagatgagaacgactgtaattgcggaggttagcgcgaaatgtcaaacgttgatatacaaggtgtcacaaagaaaatttgggcaccttggaggaaatataagataagtatactcgcaaatatttttcaaatagagtttataaaaaaatattcgcacatttttcgtataggatcggctttggtctaattgagctttatatattcgtcattacagcaacgatgagctgagatgcttagatgtagttaaataaattataactacaataaatataaaaaattaaaattttaaatatttgttacaggtataattataatttatttaactacatctaagcatcttagatcatcgttgttgtaacaacgaatttataaagctcaattagaccaaagtcgatacggaaaatgtgttatttattaattaaagctaactttttcttatttttagaagaagtagaagatacaaggatgatattgaaagaaaggtaaataagattttagttcaattacgtaagacgtaagaaaaattttgtaataaatatacaatttattatttgcataggtatcactttctggtccattgatgcaacaagcacgcaacattttgaaacagatggatggtaaagtgatgaagaatgaatttgatattcaaattcttgatttattggcgagttcttggccagacagaccaccagttgagaaaagctggaactattgaaggtaatattattttaaagtatgcggctctttatattttattataatatttatctattgcattatttcttaaaaggatatgaagactggtttattagaagaagggaaagctatcttactcacgaaaatgtctttggaagaagggaagccagatcctgtcacatagaggataaaatattcgttgcaccaccgaacttatgacaagtgatttatttattccaattatgtttgtacccattgcttgtgcgacagcattgaaaatattacattctccatggaggtaaaaaatgattatttcagtgtaatttttagctttatatatgtatacataaatcttttccataacaataactgtattacgtccatttggtattaaatctcgcacattgttgaagccaaattaattcacctagaaacaacgcatgtattaagttagaaaaaaaaaaatatatatatatatatatatatatatatatatatatatatatatataatatatataataaaaaaatataaattatatatatataaatatatatataaatatatataaatatataaatatatatatatatatatttttttttttctaacttaatacatgcgttgtttctaggtgaattaatttggcttcaacaatgtgcgagatttaataccaaatggacgtaatacagttattgttatggaaaagatttatgtatacatatataaagctaaaaattacactgaaataatcattttttacctccatggagaatgtaatattttcaatgctgtcgcacaagcaatgggtacaaacataattggaataaataaatcacttgtcataagttcggtggtgcaacgaatattttatcctctatgtgacaggatctggcttcccttcttccaaagacattttcgtgagtaagatagctttcccttcttctaataaaccagtcttcatatccttttaagaaataatgcaatagataaatattataataaaatataaagagccgcatactttaaaataatattaccttcaatagttccagcttttctcaactggtggtctgtctggccaagaactcgccaataaatcaagaatttgaatatcaaattcattcttcatcactttaccatccatctgtttcaaaatgttgcgtgcttgttgcatcaatggaccagaaagtgatacctatgcaaataataaattgtatatttattacaaaatttttcttacgtcttacgtaattgaactaaaatcttatttacctttctttcaatatcatccttgtatcttctacttcttctaaaaataagaaaaagttagctttaattaataaataacacattttccgtatcgactttggtctaattgagctttataaattcgttgttacaacaacgatgatctgagatgcttagatgtagttaaataaattataattataactgtaacaaatatttaaaattttaattttttatatttattgtagttataatttatctaactacatctaagcatctcagctcatcgttgctgtaatgacgaatatataaagctcaattagaccaaagccgatcctatacgaaaaatgtgcgaatatttttttataaactctatttgaaaaatatttgcgagtatacttatcttatatttcctccaaggtgcccaaattttctttgtgacaccttgtatatcaatgtttgacatttcgcgctaacctccacaactgcagtcgttctcatctctcgttatagttgcgcgttcagaaatgcatccaaaaaaaagtgtcgcaactataatgaaaacgactGTACACGGCTCGGTTCGCAGAATTCCTGCGCCGAGGTTTCCGGGAACTCGGAATCGTttgttgacgcgcgcagaccgtggccttgccgaaggccgcggccacggccgtagaTGACGCGCGTGCGGTGCGGCTGTACGCGGATCGCGATTCCCGACGCGAAGCgattaataccgcgatgttcggcggtggtgatcgactcacgccaagaacTCTTGGTAGAGGCGTGGAACTTtacaccccaggtcgtgagtcgatacccaagcggggacggcggatcgggaattgccgactaccaggatcctctggtggagcccaaggtggacttgagcccgttaATCGGCGGTTTCAGGAAGGCGGACGGCTCTTGCCAAGACTtcttggcggaagctaaggcgcttaactccctGTGAGCACTAGGAGGGCTTCTTCTACGGACAGGAGagcggacggagaagaagaccgctcgaccATGGTGGAAGCAGAGTTGCCGCTgatgcgccgatttgcagcacaccGCTGCCAGAAAGAACAGCACTCGCTAGCACCCGTTGGCACTTTCTCCCCACTTATCGGCCTGCGTCGAGCAGCCGAGGCGCCGAGTGGGAACTTCttctgtctttttctctctcgagcggtctctcttcttctcgacctatcctcttctgactcgaacgttctctttctctcgtattaCAGGCACAGCTTTTGGCTCATGCtaggtcgagaaggagagagaccgctcgagagagagaaagagacagaaggaGTCCCCACTCGGTGCCTCGGCTGCTCGACGCAGGCCGATAAGTGGGGAGAAAGTGCTAACGGGTGCTAGCGAGTGCTGTTCTTTCTGGCAGCggtgtgctgcaaatcggcgcatcagcggcaactctgggtggaagtattacatggtgtgtgcaaaatccgcaaaccacgcccctttttcgcttcggataccgctcagaccccaggtgtaccaacttcgaaaaattaaatgtttgataatatcaggttactacaactgttatgattgcatctttgtcgcactctgctatatgttcgttgtgtccttttctctgaaagaattgcagtttgtaTCGTTTGTAGTACGCGTGATTTCGAGAGAAGTACGTAATTTgagagattttatgtgaaatttagtgaagatggtgcgtcggtgcatcgtaaaataaataagaagcaatacttaaaaaatgatgaaaggagaaaaaataaaaaaatgaaaaaattatttccgcaacaaaaacataatttttgcaaaaaaaataaacatagaccaacttttggtgacttagtcaacgatttgcgaaaatttttaaagaaaaattgatccTGCTTCCTTTAGAGTGTTATTATCTCAACAAGACTGCATCGACTTTCGTGATAGATAAGCAACTTATACTAGtcaaacttccacaaaaattaatcaaagtttgtaaaatatcaattttacatttactcgcggcattttgtgcggatctagtaaaacgatcgcggcttttcaagcggaacgattttaagaattttatacattactcgcggcattttatgcggattgagtaaaaaaatcgcgactttTCAAGCGGAGCTGAAGGAAATCTAGgaaaagcactatatatagtgcagttcgcggccttatggcggatcgaactaatttgggagataattaactgagaattctttaaaattaaatttttgtatttgtttttttttatatattgaaagagaccttTAAAGAGTCATgtcattgaattttatgtaattttatttgaagcctttccagtttaatttatgttaatatatgaacaaacttcttcaattattgtaaaatattaaaaaatattacttacatgcaaatcacactcttCCTCCTGTTCGAGGCTCTCAtacgatattcacgtatgcgataaaaaaaagaccgagagaatacaacatgatatgcgtgcaacgaagacaactacattcagttgtaacaactttgtggagttaaataagattggtacacctggggtctgaacggtcagaaaacaagcgagagggcaaagaattagagagagatgcttgcaaactgcacacaccatgttacttccaccatgcgctcgactctcggagcggcggcgcttatatacccgaatctcgtgggcagggacggtgcgggggtacggaacggtacggaatcggtggggggtctccccgccgctcgagatcggtccggcggtcgccactccggtcgagcgcgtgcgcgcggagatctgctacgtagatctcacgtgcggatgcgtcaacgcgcgctacgccggtgtttgCGTGTCTTATTGGCGCTATGCGCCGCGTttttgctgtccggcggttgttcggccggacagcctggacggtggacggtccgagggggggggggcggaaaggcggtttgttacaatgtTCATACAATGCAAGATTGGAGTTAATACACCTTGTTTTATATAGACGTTGTTTGCCCACTTGCGAAGTGTCGACAGACCAGGGAGTGGAAATTTCTGCACATTAAGCAAGTATCGGTACGTTTTTGGGCTTACACATCGTAACGATATTGCATTTGCAATACCTTCTGATGACCAAACCACACGTTTTTGAGTAGGATTCAATAAGATTTGGATCTGGCCCGGTGTAAAAACTTTACTATGAACCTTTCGTGTATGCTGCTCCATCTtgtatttttctcttctcttcgtTTCCTTTTTGAATTTTCTAAATGCTTCcttcattttcataattttcatttgcagtttttttctatatatgataaaataaacataaactcTCAATATGTAAAACgtggattatattttataattaacaaacaaaaagcgaacaaaaatattgtaataatatttataaatatcgtAACAAACAGGGTTAgataagttatatatttttataatatatttatataattttatagcatataatttttaattaaatattgtttattatattgttatatttggaaatacaaattatgaatttttatatattaaaagtaattgtaaatattaaaatataaatatgtaaatataatatataaatatataaatatatattgtatattgggtgtacacccaaggactttgattctgtccatggggaaattttccaaactgagaagtcaccactttctacatactcgcagttcatgattaataaaatgactagagcttattggtcgttgcgttaatcatgaactgtaagtatgtagaaagatagcgacttctcagtttggaaaatttccccatggacagaatcaaagtccttgggtgtacagtcgtgttcattatagttgcgacactttttcttcgatggtttttggaatgttgttttgctcatcgagcggtgaacgtaattggctggatccacaagtaagaaccaatcatgttctcagctcttgttatagttgcgcgttcagaaacgcatctaagaaaaagtgtcgcaactataatgaacacgactgtacagtcatgttcattataggttgtgttccgatattaactgccagtactgaaaatgtatagtatatgtgacgtgaactataaattttcagtactgccagtaaaaacggaacacagccatagttgcgacactttttctttgatggtttttggaatgtagccttgctcatcgagcggcaaacgtaattggttggatccacaagtaagaaccaatcatgttctcagctcttgttatagttccGTGTTCAAAGACGCATCTAATAACGtcagctttatgtgtgtgtatgtttatcatcgtgtgcacttgaacgtgtgtatgctgttatcgcattggctaaagaagattaaacagggattcgtattggtgctgccattttaggtgcacaatcacgtgcatccaatcacgtggaaccctgAGATGTCcagactagagtcctatataaagagagaagcgacatcgaacccccatcacaaccttcagtatccaattgagtcctccaccgccattttgggaccgctttaagcccgtatcagactacgcattgaaaattgaagattgaagattaaagattgagctttggccaatcaaaataaaagaagttaaaatttccttgttttgattggtcaaatttcaatctttaatcttcaatctcaatctttaatacgtagtctgatacgggctttaacGTCATcagggtgcagtcccatggagcgtatcagggcacgtattacgcatttgttcggaattgattccgatcggaattattccgtttctcactaaatttctattgtgttttctagggaaaacggaataattccgatcggaattgattccgaacaaatgcataatacgtgcccaggcgtatcgcggattgcgcgtatcgaaaatctgaccaatcgcgaacgttccgctgctttcggtacgtgaacgttttgttcctacggtcccatgaagcggaatttgcgtaagcgtattaagcggatgctcaatcacgaaatgaattttgttatttctctcaTCCAAACAGTCTTGTGATTGGTGAACCGCTGATCCGCTTACGCgaattccgcttcatgggaccgtaggaacaaaagcagacggaagaatagtagaatattcacagtatatataaagtgaattttatttaatttattaatttatttagtataagtaaataaaacatttgacttttaacaggtgcaaaatgaaatcgaaaacaatattgttttcaattgctttattaataaaacgtttaaaacgaataaattacgatgtttttaccaggcatgaaatacatcgtaaaattattaatctttatgcgctttattatttagcattaaaaaacgagagaaaaattgcgaataaaggaaaacggaaatattgggtcagaccaatatttgtaatttgcaatttgtaatttgcaattcataatacaatatttatatccgtatttatattaaactgaaataatcagtgtagactaatcaaaaatatgcttcgtcaaattctaaactaaccttaaaatattataattaataagtattacaaaaataatattttaaaatgctatatgctactcacaggacttatatttcctttgttcataattgttttaattgtatcaattacaagaaactgctatttttctttatgttaacctcaatccgctctgatccgctcgattgaatacgctaaagaataacttcggcggaacggcagcgaaccaagaacagcggaagcagcggaacgttcgcgattggtcagattttcgatacgcgcaatccgcgatacgcctgatacgctccatgggactgcaccctcaaacaccattcgtatcattctgcaaacagctgtggtcacaatatggcagctcgcttagccaatcaagtatcaatcagattaccaatcagagcttcggacatcaatgtcgcttctctctttatataggactctagtccagggggtcgatcatgaaactttttccctaaggcggaaacgtgaaaagtgaaaaatttctccattaacttcaatggtaaaaattttcacttttcacgtttccgccctagggaaaaagtttcatgattaacccccagactctctacttctagggactctagttttaatgaaaaagagatgcttgcaaactgaagcctgccgcagacgatacgttttttcttacgggattgcttacgtgctcctatactggcagtcttaagcccgtatcagactacgtattaaagattgagattgaagattaaagattgaaatttgaccaatcaaaacaaggaaattttaacttcttttattttgattggccaaagctcaatctttaatcttcaatcttcaattttcaatgcgtagtctgatacgggctttacgtgctcccgtactggaaatgggtagcttacgggctacgctactggctcgcgtactggattttcgtaatagatcatgtcctatttttcttacgtgattctgtactggtttattgtgaaagccaatcaggacgcagtcttatagggtgtttacgataactaatcggatctcggattggattgaacaatggtactcaacgtaagtatagaaaatttccctaggctaatcgaattgacgattgctgtctcaaatgtaatccgattgatgacgaaagcgtggagaccgagaagcatgcttgaaaagtaagtctctttatttttttaaataataacacaaaaaatcaaagataaagttaaaaagaatgatttgaatttagatttattgtaatttgttttgtctaaacactggatttcgtttaaatttctgtttgtaaaaattaattaatctattctaaagtttgtggttataaacaaatcaaaattaataaaacaattattaattattaggtacatattaaagcatataatatttcaagcatatcatatagaattcctgtttattataaacttagtaaacataactttgaaattattcaactatattatacattaatcaatattaatttatatgttaaaaatcaataatgtttctaaaaatgttctttttattcttttccagatcgtaaataaacttcaattccatgaataaataaaaattactggaaaatggatttatatga comes from the Solenopsis invicta isolate M01_SB chromosome 14, UNIL_Sinv_3.0, whole genome shotgun sequence genome and includes:
- the LOC120359465 gene encoding uncharacterized protein LOC120359465; this translates as MTRVRCGCTRIAIPDAKRLIPRCSAVVIDSRQELLVEAWNFTPQVVSRYPSGDGGSGIADYQDPLVEPKVDLSPLIGGFRKADGSCQDFLAEAKALNSLRCLPTCEVSTDQGVEISAH